One Ctenopharyngodon idella isolate HZGC_01 chromosome 9, HZGC01, whole genome shotgun sequence DNA window includes the following coding sequences:
- the mstnb gene encoding growth/differentiation factor 8 translates to MHFTQVLISLSVLIACGPVGNGDITAHQQPSTATEESEQCSTCEFRQHSKLMRLHAIKSQILSKLRLKQAPNISRDVVKQLLPKAPPLQQLLDQYDVLGDDSKDGALEEDDEHATTETIMTMATEPDPIVQVDRKPKCCFFSFSPKIQANRIVRAQLWVHLRPAEEATTVFLQISRLMPVTDGGRHIRIRSLKIDVNAGVTSWQSIDVKQVLSVWLRQPETNWGIEINAYDAKGNDLAITSAEAGEDGLLPFMEVKISEGPKRIRRDSGLDCDENSSESRCCRYPLTVDFEDFGWDWIIAPKRYKANYCSGECDYMHLQKYPHTHLVNKANPRGTAGPCCTPTKMSPINMLYFNGKEQIIYGKIPSMVVDRCGCS, encoded by the exons ATGCATTTTACGCAGGTTTTAATTTCTCTAAGTGTATTAATTGCATGTGGTCCAGTGGGTAATGGAGATATAACGGCGCACCAGCAGCCTTCCACAGCCACGGAGGAAAGCGAGCAGTGTTCCACATGTGAGTTCAGACAACACAGCAAGCTGATGAGACTGCATGCCATCAAGTCCCAAATTCTTAGCAAACTCCGACTCAAACAGGCTCCAAACATCAGCCGGGACGTGGTCAAGCAGCTGTTACCCAAAGCACCGCCTTTGCAACAACTTCTGGATCAGTACGATGTTCTGGGGGATGACAGTAAGGATGGAGCTTTGGAAGAGGATGATGAACATGCCACCACAGAGACCATCATGACCATGGCCACAGAGC CTGACCCCATCGTTCAAGTAGATCGGAAACCGAAGTGTTGTTTTTTCTCCTTCAGTCCGAAAATCCAAGCGAACCGGATCGTAAGAGCGCAGCTCTGGGTTCATCTGAGACCGGCGGAAGAAGCGACCACCGTCTTCTTACAGATATCACGGCTGATGCCCGTTACGGACGGAGGAAGACACATACGAATACGATCCCTGAAGATCGATGTGAACGCAGGAGTCACGTCTTGGCAGAGTATAGACGTAAAGCAGGTGCTCTCGGTGTGGTTAAGACAACCGGAGACCAACTGGGGCATCGAGATAAACGCGTATGACGCGAAGGGAAACGACTTGGCCATCACCTCAGCTGAGGCTGGAGAGGATGGACTG CTCCCCTTTATGGAGGTGAAAATCTCAGAGGGCCCAAAGCGAATCCGGAGGGACTCTGGACTGGACTGCGACGAGAATTCCTCAGAGTCTCGATGCTGCAGATACCCTCTCACTGTGGACTTCGAGGACTTCGGCTGGGACTGGATTATTGCTCCGAAACGCTATAAGGCGAATTACTGTTCGGGAGAATGCGACTACATGCACCTGCAGAAGTATCCCCACACCCATCTGGTGAACAAGGCCAATCCGCGAGGCACCGCCGGGCCCTGCTGCACCCCCACCAAGATGTCTCCCATCAACATGCTTTACTTCAACGGCAAAGAACAGATCATCTACGGCAAGATCCCCTCAATGGTAGTAGACCGCTGTGGCTGCTCGTGA